Proteins from one Mucilaginibacter jinjuensis genomic window:
- a CDS encoding spondin domain-containing protein, with translation MNYLKNNKSVAVIALLSLAFAACKKDNNNNSTAPSTKSTITVENVLNSQPLVESGTFQGTGSPALIQPGQSTTIQFSAAKGEAISFATMYGWSNDLFFAPANPGILVYDANGNPIEGDVSAQVKLWDNGTRINQAPGANVNHPGVADSKPITEVKGTDAQGNSYLPASSLVKATLKYNGNSVFTLTLQNTSGNTANPTPLSPGVWAVSYIVGGTLQNPAPLYTSGQVTANGLTGIAEMGDNTQLSAYVKGITGIFTPLSPILVVVYNGVDNPIYKVGENDRGQGLKPLAQQGNADTLAAYLKGKPGIKAVYVLPAPTTKVLLPVIGAQAGGIVSQDITVSSGDRLAIATMYGFSNDWFFASADNGVDATTKGDISSTIKLYDDGTAINQFPGAGITQFNLAGTPLKTSQPIAVVPNPNPFTTLPDISKIIKVTIK, from the coding sequence ATGAACTACTTGAAAAACAACAAAAGTGTGGCAGTAATCGCCCTGCTGTCATTAGCATTTGCAGCTTGCAAAAAGGATAACAATAATAATTCAACGGCGCCATCTACCAAGTCAACCATTACGGTAGAGAATGTGCTTAACTCACAACCATTGGTAGAGTCGGGCACGTTTCAGGGCACAGGCTCGCCAGCTTTGATTCAACCCGGTCAATCAACCACTATTCAGTTCTCGGCAGCGAAGGGCGAAGCCATTTCATTTGCCACCATGTACGGCTGGTCTAACGATTTATTCTTTGCACCCGCCAACCCGGGTATCCTGGTTTATGATGCCAATGGCAACCCTATCGAAGGTGATGTTTCTGCCCAGGTAAAACTTTGGGATAACGGCACGCGCATTAACCAGGCACCCGGCGCTAATGTTAACCACCCTGGTGTAGCAGACAGCAAACCTATAACCGAAGTAAAAGGAACCGATGCACAGGGCAACAGCTATCTGCCGGCATCATCATTGGTTAAGGCAACCTTAAAATACAATGGTAATTCTGTATTTACATTAACGCTGCAAAATACATCTGGCAATACGGCAAACCCAACGCCATTAAGCCCTGGTGTTTGGGCTGTATCGTACATTGTGGGTGGTACTTTACAAAACCCGGCCCCATTGTATACCAGCGGACAAGTTACGGCTAACGGCCTTACCGGTATTGCGGAAATGGGCGATAACACCCAACTGAGCGCTTATGTAAAAGGCATAACCGGCATCTTCACACCGCTATCACCTATATTGGTGGTGGTTTATAATGGCGTTGATAACCCTATTTATAAAGTTGGCGAAAACGATCGTGGCCAGGGTTTAAAACCATTGGCACAACAAGGTAATGCAGATACTTTAGCTGCATATTTAAAAGGAAAACCGGGTATAAAGGCAGTTTACGTATTACCTGCCCCAACCACCAAAGTATTATTGCCGGTAATTGGCGCGCAAGCGGGCGGCATTGTTTCGCAGGACATCACAGTTTCGAGCGGCGACCGATTGGCCATTGCTACAATGTACGGTTTCTCTAACGACTGGTTTTTCGCTTCAGCCGATAATGGTGTTGATGCTACCACCAAGGGGGACATATCATCAACCATTAAATTATATGATGATGGTACGGCTATTAACCAGTTCCCGGGTGCGGGTATAACCCAGTTTAATTTGGCAGGTACGCCACTTAAAACAAGCCAGCCTATTGCGGTTGTGCCTAACCCTAATCCGTTTACTACGCTACCCGATATCAGCAAGATAATTAAGGTAACCATTAAATAA